One Aegilops tauschii subsp. strangulata cultivar AL8/78 chromosome 7, Aet v6.0, whole genome shotgun sequence genomic window carries:
- the LOC109744113 gene encoding citrate-binding protein-like, translated as MAKRLTPWISVLVVLSTLWHSCSPAAGADPTAGFTAVETTEDRFKLHKPYDLPQEQRYELCADGMRRFWVYCDDKPFRAGSPTKPRSEILLNVTYNSGVWQFEGYGYVPAGTTGVSVMQVFGAAGPPRNTTLMLHVYGGRLVYYNDEAKVVDDHIYDRWFRLNVVHDVQASALTVFIDGDKRLVVPGYGGDLHYFKFGVYTQTDPSHYMESRWRDVKVYTKTPY; from the exons ATGGCCAAGCGCTTGACGCCATGGATCAGTGTCTTGGTCGTGCTCTCGACGCTGTGGCACTCGTGCAGCCCGGCCGCTGGTGCCGACCCGACGGCCGGCTTCACCGCTGTCGAGACCACGGAGGACCGGTTCAAGCTCCACAAGCCGTACGACCTGCCGCAGGAGCAGCGCTACGAGCTCTGCGCCGACGGCATGCGGCGGTTCTGGGTCTACTGCGACGACAAGCCCTTCCGCGCCGGGAGCCCCACCAAGCCGCGCTCCGAGATCCTCCTCAAT GTAACGTACAACTCCGGGGTGTGGCAGTTCGAGGGGTATGGCTACGTGCCGGCCGGCACCACGGGAGTGTCAGTGATGCAGGTGTTCGGCGCGGCAGGCCCGCCGCGCAACACGACGCTGATGCTGCACGTCTACGGCGGACGGCTCGTGTACTACAACGATGAGGCCAAGGTGGTCGACGACCACATCTACGACCGTTGGTTCAGGCTCAACGTGGTCCACGACGTCCAAGCGTCGGCCCTCACTGTGTTCATCGACGGCGACAAGAGGCTGGTCGTCCCAGGCTACGGCGGCGACCTCCACTACTTCAAGTTCGGGGTGTACACGCAGACAGATCCCTCGCACTACATGGAGTCGCGGTGGAGGGATGTCAAGGTCTACACCAAGACTCCCTACTGA